The following are encoded together in the Pan troglodytes isolate AG18354 chromosome 6, NHGRI_mPanTro3-v2.0_pri, whole genome shotgun sequence genome:
- the TWIST1 gene encoding twist-related protein 1 (The RefSeq protein has 1 substitution, 1 non-frameshifting indel compared to this genomic sequence) → MMQDVSSSPVSPADDSLSNSEEEPDRQQPPSGKRGGRKRRSSRRSAGGGAGPGGAAGGGVGGGDEPGSPAQGKRGKKSAGCGGGGGGGAGGGGSSSGGGSPQSYEELQTQRVMANVRERQRTQSLNEAFAALRKIIPTLPSDKLSKIQTLKLAARYIDFLYQVLQSDELDSKMASCSYVAHERLSYAFSVWRMEGAWSMSASH, encoded by the coding sequence ATGATGCAGGACGTGTCCAGCTCGCCAGTCTCGCCGGCCGAcgacagcctgagcaacagcgaGGAAGAGCCAGACCGGCAGCAGCCGCCGAGCGGCAAGCGCGGGGGACGCAAGCGGCGCAGCAGCCGGCGCAGCGCGGGCGGCGGCGCGGGGCCCGGCGGAGCCGCGGGCGGGGGCGTCGGAGGCGGCGACGAGCCGGGCAGCCCGGCCCAGGGCAAGCGCGGCAAGAAGTCTGCGGgctgtggcggcggcggcggcgtgggcggcggcggcagcagcagcggcggcgggAGTCCGCAGTCTTACGAGGAGCTGCAGACGCAGCGGGTCATGGCCAACGTGCGGGAGCGGCAGCGCACCCAGTCGCTGAACGAGGCGTTCGCCGCGCTGCGGAAGATCATCCCCACGCTGCCCTCGGACAAGCTGAGCAAGATTCAGACCCTCAAGCTGGCGGCCAGGTACATCGACTTCCTCTACCAGGTCCTCCAGAGCGACGAGCTGGACTCCAAGATGGCAAGCTGCAGCTATGTGGCTCACGAGCGGCTCAGCTACGCCTTCTCGGTCTGGAGGATGGAGGGGGCCTGGTCCATGTCCGCGTCCCACTAG